A stretch of the Lolium perenne isolate Kyuss_39 chromosome 3, Kyuss_2.0, whole genome shotgun sequence genome encodes the following:
- the LOC139829991 gene encoding uncharacterized protein, whose translation MAEGVTAEPASLLRGLPDEIVLWEILIRLPPKHLLRCRAVRRAWRAATSARDFLLAHHARQPSLPIFSGDDAWILGVHYHNILAFDHRAATEDDQLHAVARLDDAFRPVAACDGLLVLSKLSTLGSAGACLSICNPATREHALLGLHCDFEVMGMYLHRPTGEHRLLLQRRRSQAAYLLVQKEDQAGCYVFSLGSGQPPRYIGWPEMASLNFSVPVSARDSLHWYPVYCPTETNPSLYESKLIVFDTISESFRLMREPTILGSSYAFDMDGTLGIFTRNPSTKAIDIRVLHNYESEVWDLKYQIKLPVAEIRREFQDCGGYWDWELDVVSVDGGVLLLVQLPRWLLHVDSNDRMVNSFYRGRRSLSMTGFQLKQSLVRHTFFPALHGYAVNASPFIRPVE comes from the coding sequence ATGGCGGAGGGGGTAACAGCAGAACCGGCGTCTCTCCTCCGCGGCCTCCCCGATGAGATCGTCCTCTGGGAGATCCTCATCCGCCTGCCCCCCAAACACCTCCTCCGCTGCCGCGCCGTCCGCCGCGCCTGGCGCGCCGCCACCTCCGCCCGCGACTTCCTCCTGGCCCACCACGCCCGCCAGCCCAGCCTCcccatcttctccggcgacgacGCGTGGATCCTCGGCGTCCACTACCACAACATCCTCGCCTTCGACCACCGGGCCGCCACCGAGGACGACCAGCTCCACGCCGTCGCCCGGCTCGACGACGCCTTCCGACCGGTGGCCGCTTGCGACGGCCTGCTCGTCCTCTCCAAGCTGTCCACGCTTGGCTCTGCCGGCGCCTGCCTCTCCATCTGCAACCCAGCCACGCGTGAGCATGCTCTCCTCGGCCTACACTGCGACTTCGAAGTCATGGGGATGTACCTGCACCGCCCTACCGGCGAGCACCGTCTGTTGCTGCAGCGGAGGAGGTCCCAGGCAGCATATCTTCTGGTACAGAAAGAAGACCAAGCTGGCTGCTACGTCTTCTCGTTGGGCTCCGGCCAGCCGCCGAGGTACATCGGGTGGCCGGAGATGGCGTCTCTGAACTTCAGCGTACCTGTCTCGGCACGTGATAGCCTGCATTGGTACCCAGTGTATTGTCCGACCGAAACAAACCCATCGCTGTATGAAAGCAAACTCATAGTATTCGACACCATATCCGAGTCGTTCCGGCTGATGCGTGAGCCAACTATTCTCGGCAGCTCATATGCCTTTGACATGGATGGCACGCTCGGCATCTTTACCCGGAACCCTTCCACCAAAGCTATCGATATACGGGTGCTGCACAACTACGAAAGCGAGGTTTGGGACTTGAAGTACCAGATCAAATTGCCGGTTGCTGAAATCAGGAGGGAGTTTCAAGACTGTGGTGGATATTGGGATTGGGAGTTGGATGTCGTTTCGGTGGATGGTGGCGTGCTCTTGCTTGTCCAGCTTCCTCGGTGGCTGCTTCATGTTGATAGTAATGACAGAATGGTTAACAGTTTCTATCGGGGTCGCCGATCGCTCTCTATGACTGGTTTTCAGCTAAAGCAGAGTCTTGTTCGGCATACCTTCTTTCCAGCTCTACATGGTTATGCTGTGAACGCTTCACCTTTCATCCGACCTGTTGAGTGA
- the LOC127341831 gene encoding lachrymatory-factor synthase-like, translated as MDAEASAGVAVAAAPQGKAWEWEGRVVSAVPAATAEEAWALLSDFLAFHRWHPRVPICRLASGAAAPAAGCVRYCEGTPPGDGRPADWAHETLIEHDQARRFFRYEMNDNNMGFGAFFAAFRVVPAPAPAAGCELRWEFQCEPVRGTPKEALVARLQAGLDGMAARVREHVLSARAAAAAAPSVAAGLEAADELRLENSIAV; from the coding sequence ATGGACGCGGAGGCCAGCGCCGGTGTCGCCGTAGCTGCAGCACCACAGGGCAAGGCGTGGGAGTGGGAGGGGCGGGTGGTGTCGGCGGTGCCCGCGGCAACGGCGGAGGAGGCGTGGGCGCTCCTGTCGGACTTCCTGGCGTTCCACCGGTGGCACCCGCGCGTGCCGATATGCCGTTTGGCATCTGGCGCCGCTGCACCGGCCGCCGGGTGCGTGCGGTACTGCGAGGGCACCCCGCCCGGCGACGGGAGGCCGGCGGACTGGGCGCACGAGACGCTCATCGAGCACGACCAGGCGCGCCGCTTCTTCCGCTACGAGATGAACGACAACAACATGGGCTTCGGCGCCTTCTTCGCCGCCTTCCGCGTCGTCCCGGCCCCGGCGCCGGCCGCCGGGTGCGAGCTGCGGTGGGAGTTCCAGTGCGAGCCCGTGCGCGGCACGCCCAAGGAGGCGCTCGTGGCGCGCCTTCAGGCCGGGCTCGACGGCATGGCGGCGCGTGTGCGCGAGCACGTCCtgtccgcgcgcgccgccgccgcagcagccCCCAGCGTGGCGGCCGGGTTGGAGGCCGCCGATGAGCTCAGGCTGGAGAACTCTATCGCCGTCTGA
- the LOC139837918 gene encoding uncharacterized protein gives MQAFQDALTDCELEDMGYLGEKFTWKRGRIRERLDRAVSDGAWMLMYPGAAVQHLGYIRSDHRPILLDTEYHDFQTRQQSGPRRFEAKWLREKGFREVVLHAWEAAASAPGGVLGKLGHMHAAIHEWDATVLKEPKKRLRKAQRELQEAMNGDMTDENDVKAKEMANLIELLLEQEEVFWAQRSRANWLQHGDRNTSFFHNFASARRKKNLIKKLKDENNTWVEGTNSLKPLILHYFSNLFTSEVHETDPELLEKVIPRVDQAMNDMLLEPFTVDDVKKAVFSIGDFKAPGPDGLHAVFYKKFWDICGSEISEEVLQALNTEALSDKYLGLPAIVGADRSDNFMHFVERIIQRINGWKEKLLSIGGKEILLKSVAQAISVYAMSVFLIPKNVCKSMMDAISKFWWGDDENSNKMHWWDERLLDELFEPVDKQRILQIPLNNQGFDDFIAWGHTKHGMYTVRSVLEFILTSEDTLFHDFDFGLKEVIGATGAILRDYKGRFVAASVTYLPHVMTASMAEALAMKEGLILADKLGCNRIQAESDSMETAQQERLLAGVGFGSSGPNITHLLFADDSVVFLEANSANMSALKSVLRKYETCSGQRVNLQKSSIFFGKGCSDEVKEELKNAIGISCEALSEKYLGLPTQVGRSKDGAFRHLPERKWSKISGWKGQGLSKKGKEILVKSVLQSVATYPMGCFQLSKSMCEKLKSIDSRFWWGGSDGQRKVHWVGWDKMCVAKSKGGMGFRNYVDFNQALLAKQAWRLVTNPSSLCARVLQARYFPKSSFLKANCPKGASYTWKSIMHGRELLKEDLIWRVGNRRNISVWDDNWIPRSSTQRPLGHLPDANVQTMEKLLLPDGQGWNEQILRATFFEVDVSDILKIPIGRAGTDDYIAWNYTKNGMFSFGSLDDGELCLMLMTIYQLWLARNEAREAAQIEDPDYTARRSFYLLEEWTNSRPAGPVRSAGRVEHWLPPTLGWTKINDDGAFNRDSGHGGGGVVLQDHHDVFLAGACRFFPSVIDPEQAELLACRRGLEVAKELGLEKVLLETDCAAVVPKLHCRERDRSLHGPLVEDVKLMLQDFAETEVRHARRVCNGVAHCLAKLGCVNKLCQTWVGVPPGAIVDYLASDSASL, from the exons ATGCAAGCGTTCCAAGATGCCCTTACTGATTGCGAGCTTGAAGATATGGGCTATTTGGGTGAGAAATTTACGTGGAAACGTGGAAGGATTCGTGAAAGGCTAGACCGTGCTGTGTCGGATGGAGCGTGGATGTTGATGTACCCTGGAGCAGCTGTTCAGCACTTGGGTTATATCCGATCTGATCACAGGCCGATTCTTCTTGACACTGAATATCACGATTTTCAGACTCGTCAACAATCAGGCCCTCGAAGATTTGAGGCTAAATGGTTACGTGAAAAAGGATTCCGTGAGGTGGTATTGCATGCATGGGAGGCAGCTGCGTCTGCTCCTGGTGGTGTTCTTGGCAAGCTTGGGCATATGCATGCAGCTATTCATGAGTGGGATGCTACTGTTTTAAAAGAACCCAAGAAACGTCTTAGGAAAGCTCAACGTGAGCTGCAAGAGGCGATGAATGGGGATATGACTGATGAGAATGATGTGAAGGCAAAGGAGATGGCAAATTTAATTGAGCTCTTACTTGAACAGGAGGAGGTTTTTTGGGCTCAGCGTTCTAGGGCGAATTGGTTACAACATGGGGATAGGAATACTTCCTTTTTCCATAATTTTGCGTCCGCTCGTCGAAAGAAGAATCTTATTAAAAAACTTAAGGATGAGAATAATACCTGGGTGGAAGGTACAAATTCGCTCAAACCTCTTATTCTTCATTATTTTTCTAATCTCTTCACTTCGGAAGTCCATGAAACAGACCCTGAACTCTTGGAGAAGGTTATACCACGTGTTGATCAAGCTATGAATGATATGTTGCTGGAACCATTTACTGTCGATGATGTGAAGAAAGCAGTTTTTAGTATTGGAGACTTTAAGGCTCCAGGGCCGGACGGGCTGCATGCAGTGTTTTACAAGAAATTTTGGGATATCTGTGGTTCGGAAATTTCAGAGGAAGTTCTCCAGGCTTTAAACACAG AGGCACTATCAGATAAATATTTGGGTCTTCCAGCCATTGTGGGAGCTGATCGAAGTGATAACTTTATGCATTTTGTTGAAAGAATTATCCAGAGAATTAATGGGTGGAAGGAGAAGCTCTTGTCCATCGGGGGGAAAGAAATTCTGCTAAAATCAGTGGCCCAAGCTATTTCGGTGTATGCCATGTCTGTGTTCTTGATACCAAAAAACGTGTGCAAAAGTATGATGGATGCGATCTCCAAGTTCTGGTGGGGAGATGATGAAAATAGTAACAAGATGCACTG GTGGGATGAGAGGCTGCTAGATGAGCTTTTTGAACCTGTTGACAAGCAGCGGATATTGCAAATTCCCCTTAATAACCAGGGCTTTGATGACTTCATCGCCTGGGGTCATACAAAACATGGGATGTACACTGTACGGTCAG TTCTTGAATTTATTCTCACAAGCGAAGACACTCTTTTTCACGATTTTGATTTTGGTCTCAAGGAGGTCATCG GTGCAACTGGGGCTATTCTTCGTGACTATAAGGGAAGGTTCGTTGCGGCTTCTGTAACTTACCTACCTCATGTGATGACAGCATCCATGGCTGAAGCGTTGGCTATGAAAGAGGGCCTTATTCTTGCAGACAAACTTGGGTGTAATCGAATCCAGGCTGAGTCTGATTCTATGGAAACG GCACAACAGGAGCGGCTCCTAGCTGGTGTGGGCTTTGGGTCATCGGGGCCTAATATCACTCATTTGCTTTTCGCGGACGACAGTGTTGTTTTCTTGGAGGCAAATTCAGCGAATATGTCGGCCCTGAAGAGTGTGCTTCGGAAGTATGAGACTTGTTCTGGGCAGCGTGTGAACTTGCAGAAATCTTCTATCTTCTTTGGGAAGGGATGCTCAGATGAAGTCAAGGAAGAGTTGAAAAATGCAATTGGTATTTCTTGTGAAGCGTTATCTGAAAAGTACCTGGGACTTCCGACACAGGTTGGTAGATCCAAGGATGGTGCATTTCGGCACTTGCCAGAGAGGAAATGGTCTAAAATTAGTGGCTGGAAGGGTCAGGGCTTGTCAAAGAAAGGGAAGGAAATCTTGGTAAAATCGGTACTGCAGTCAGTTGCTACATATCCAATGGGTTGCTTCCAACTTTCCAAGTCCATGTGTGAAAAACTTAAATCTATTGACTCTCGATTCTGGTGGGGAGGATCTGATGGGCAACGAAAAGTACACTGGGTGGGCTGGGATAAAATGTGTGTGGCAAAGAGCAAGGGCGGGATGGGGTTCAGAAACTATGTTGATTTTAACCAAGCTCTGCTTGCAAAACAGGCCTGGAGGTTGGTGACAAATCCGAGCTCCCTATGTGCCAGGGTTCTCCAGGCGAGATACTTCCCAAAGAGCAGTTTTCTGAAAGCGAATTGCCCCAAGGGTGCTTCATACACGTGGAAGAGTATCATGCATGGAAGAGAATTGTTGAAAGAAGATCTTATCTGGAGGGTAGGAAACAGAAGGAATATTTCTGTGTGGGATGACAACTGGATCCCAAGATCAAGCACTCAACGTCCACTAGGACACCTTCCAGATGCTAATGTTCAGACAATGGAGAAACTTTTGCTACCAGACGGGCAGGGGTGGAACGAGCAAATTTTGCGAGCTACGTTTTTTGAAGTTGATGTCAGTGATATTCTGAAAATTCCCATTGGAAGGGCCGGAACAGATGACTATATTGCATGGAACTACACCAAGAATGGGATGTTCAGT TTTGGGAGTCTGGATGATGGGGAGCTTTGCTTGATGCTGATGACAATTTACCAGCTATGGCTTGCGCGCAATGAAGCGAGGGAGGCTGCCCAGATAGAAGACCCCGACTACACTGCCAGGAGATCTTTCTATCTATTAGAGGAGTGGACAAACTCCCGACCTGCTGGTCCGGTCCGTTCGGCGGGACGTGTGGAGCACTGGCTCCCACCTACACTGGGCTGGACTAAAATCAATGATGATGGCGCGTTTAACCGGGATTCGGGTCATGGTGGTGGCGGCGTGGTCCTACAAGATCACCATGACGTCTTCCTAGCGGGAGCTTGCCGTTTTTTCCCATCTGTGATCGACCCGGAACAAGCCGAGTTGTTAGCTTGTCGGCGGGGTTTGGAAGTCGCAAAGGAACTGGGCTTGGAGAAGGTGCTGCTGGAGACGGACTGCGCGGCGGTGGTGCCCAAGCTGCATTGCAGGGAGAGGGACCGATCTCTTCATGGGCCACTTGTGGAAGATGTTAAGCTGATGCTCCAGGATTTCGCTGAAACTGAAGTACGGCATGCACGGCGTGTGTGTAATGGCGTCGCGCACTGTTTAGCTAAATTAGGCTGCGTTAATAAGTTATGTCAAACCTGGGTTGGTGTGCCACCAGGGGCTATTGTAGACTATTTGGCTTCTGATTCTGCCAGTTTATAA